From Kogia breviceps isolate mKogBre1 chromosome 2, mKogBre1 haplotype 1, whole genome shotgun sequence, one genomic window encodes:
- the TNFAIP6 gene encoding tumor necrosis factor-inducible gene 6 protein isoform X3 produces the protein MVLMVADCTEQAAGVYHREARSGKYKLTYAEAKAVCEYEGGHLATYKQLEAARKIGFHICAAGWMAKGRVGYPIVKPGPNCGFGKTGIIDYGVRLNRSERWDAYCYNPHAKECGGVFTDPKQIFKTPGFPNEYDDNQICYWHIRLKYGQRIHLSFLDFDLEDDPACLADYVEIYDSYDDVHGFVGRYCGDELPEDIISTGNVMTLKFLSDASVTAGGFQIKYVAVDPLSKSSQGKNTSTTSLGNKNFLAGRFSHL, from the exons ATGGTCTTGATGGTGGCTGATTGCACAG AACAAGCAGCAGGCGTGTACCACAGAGAAGCGCGGTCTGGCAAGTACAAGCTCACCTATGCAGAAGCGAAGGCGGTGTGTGAATATGAAGGTGGCCATCTTGCCACCTACAAGCAGTTAGAGGCAGCCAGAAAAATTG GATTTCACATCTGTGCTGCTGGGTGGATGGCCAAGGGCAGAGTTGGATACCCCATTGTGAAGCCAGGGCCCAACTGTGGATTTGGAAAAACTGGTATTATTGATTACGGAGTCCGTCTGAACAGAAGTGAAAGATGGGATGCTTATTGCTACAACCCACATG cAAAGGAGTGTGGTGGTGTCTTCACAGATccaaagcaaatttttaaaactccaggCTTCCCAAATGAGTATGATGATAACCAAATCTGCTACTGGCACATTAGACTCAAGTATGGTCAGCGTATTCACCTGAGTTTTTTGGACTTTGACCTTGAAGATGACCCAGCCTGCTTGGCTGACTATGTTGAAATATATGACAGTTACGATGATGTCCATGGCTTTGTGGGAAG atactGTGGAGATGAGCTTCCAGAAGACATCATTAGTACAG gaaATGTCATGACCCTGAAGTTTCTAAGTGATGCTTCAGTGACAGCAGGAGGTTTCCAAATCAAATATGTTGCAGTGGATCCTCTATCCAAATCCAGTCAAGGAAAGAATACAAGTACTacttctcttggaaataaaaactttttagcTGGAAGATTTAGCCATTTATAA